The proteins below come from a single Sander vitreus isolate 19-12246 chromosome 15, sanVit1, whole genome shotgun sequence genomic window:
- the LOC144530354 gene encoding trinucleotide repeat-containing gene 6A protein-like, which yields MAPIRDSVSHSPNQTGLEHPGLDSQYEPSPWSSGSPCSSDGNSNWGKVLVEGSTDKPNPPSSTNSSVWPPSSSSFSCSSSSSSSGCGSGSDPELASECMDADSSSSIGSEKNLAAVTTVMMMSANASSSVSSTASSPSSSMVTSAMIVSGSVNGDSNGNSHQVIGGGMGTISGANNGNNNITGSSHYSVAGSSSIGSNNMGNHNNKPVNNGSVWGSNMIPTSGSTPCINVGLNPNTLNPNANHGAWSQNPSPVSQGQRPPQAQGMSSKLGIAPQQGPMLGWGGMAAPNSSMMEDTEVNNGTASSNVLGSSNSGNGGLQPTNLNTESNGPNNTIMMNTTTTTTNATMTSSPPNSTASPQLSGDCSWGSIRGGNGGPLANGNPSSAPQHPQGELGGSGSFGTPWGATTYPGDKAPPNADTVNSQNPALMQAGNPQISSTAAYKSNNNHNNTGAPRWDQGPTNNPNQTQSNLSWGISSNQITGSVGQTPGNGNQTTMGAPAGLPRPWGSSASSSSSSSSSSSTSNNKMSNGEWGTTTPGNNHSDAGSHKGNSANNGWKSLEDDAMGMGGGGGGGGSHGLGSVTGGWGRTGGSEGSVESSGGRSSSDRDGSQPKGGNRRKVVPAATILPAVLQADVDPRVLSNTGWGQTPIRQNTTWDVNSPANNRLQVPNRDERKQSSGGSGWGTATPAAPSQTSGGWGGGQGSSGPGTGGSGWGERPPSGWDSKVPASGGGGQNAWNDGSSYKGSNNNSNTWSNNINKDDRSNTWTNVPKPHQGWGSNGGNGSEGWGNGGDGARTGGNNHWGEPQKGASSVGWDSDSDRSGSGCWSEQSRTNTSSSNTWIGSGGSNTPDQSTPNPGSNWGDSVHKPNPQSNSQGWGEPMKNNHGAQNWGEPNPKPSNEWGKGPESNMSKGNPALNKPTGWLGGPMPTAGQKEDVATGWEEPSPESVRRRMEIDDGTAAWGDPGKYSGGSVNMWNRTAQSDQEAVGPSTQHQSHPARSSMHPPPQPVQPHTQDKSSSSVWGETYPQKKESSTWEPTPTPPVKVDNGTSAWGKPMEASTTWEEPSRDNRDSGPGWGGQHKSAPGPKPMETWGGEEAAMGNSWDQEEEVEIGMWSNSQQDNRSHDQNTWNYKHKGSNKITKPVNKQDEPWMKPFINQFNSMNFSRDSPDDSMKTGTGMVQDKRMDMGSMGDYNGVMGKNPGSRHQLHKESAMDRSPYYDKNVNPMMGVSSVAQGRGGPQSQVPPQPNLRNQVPPPILPSQVPPSLLKYPGGNGGLNPLFGPQQVAVLNQLSQLNQLSQLNQINQLQRLLLQQQQQQQQKAQSQRAMPVGRPTEQTRPIGSSPSMMPPPRHLDPSLLKHAPPHKPYLDNYLSHNTPEMQKDAAALGSFNFPLSLNSNLNVPLDMGGGCSGGGAVSYKEPPQSRLKKLWATDPLEQNSKTGAMSSGLRLEDSPFYDFLSPGPSPLSPPGQSMGSVGDGWPPRANSPPPHGNTVTWPPEFRPGEPWKGYPNIDPETDPYVTPGSVINNLSINTVRDTDHLRDRNNGPSSSLNTTMPSNSAWSSIRASSHSGSLTSTAQSTSARPSESKWSPGGGSVSNSSLAHELWKVPLPPKALSVAAPSRPPPGLTSQKPSAAPSGWDSSALRLGWGSSESRYTPGSSWSDSSSSGRTQWLVLKNLTPQIDGSTLRTLCMQHGPLITFHLNLPHGNAVVCYSSKDEAAKAQKSLHMCVLGNTTILAEFASEEEINRFFAQGQSLATPSSGWQAIGSSQSRMDQSHPFPSRAPEPNQWNSSDLRSSSLWGGPNYSSSLWGSPSGTEAGRISSPSPMSSFLPVDHLTGGGDSM from the exons GTCTGGAGCATCCTGGCTTAGACTCCCAGTATGAGCCTTCCCCCTGGTCCTCTGGCTCTCCCTGCAGCAGTGACGGCAACAGTAACTGGGGCAAAGTCCTAGTAGAAGGAAGCACCGACAAACCCAACCCCCCTTCTTCAACTAACTCTTCTGTCTggcctccctcctcttcttcattcTCTTGCTCCtcgtcttcttcctcttctggcTGCGGGTCAGGATCAGACCCTGAGTTGGCATCAGAATGCATGGACGCAGACTCTAGCTCCTCGATCGGCTCAGAGAAAAACCTTGCCGCTGTGACAACAGTGATGATGATGTCAGCAAATGcttcttcctctgtgtcttCTACAGcttcttctccctcctcctctatGGTGACTTCTGCCATGATTGTCAGCGGTTCAGTGAATGGAGACAGCAACGGCAACAGTCATCAGGTAATTGGTGGAGGGATGGGAACCATCAGCGGTGCAAATAATGGAAATAATAACATCACCGGGTCCTCCCACTACTCCGTGGCTGGTTCCAGCAGTATTGGCAGCAATAACATGGGTAACCACAACAACAAGCCCGTCAATAACGGTAGTGTATGGGGCAGCAACATGATCCCCACCAGTGGAAGCACCCCCTGCATCAATGTAGGGTTAAACCCAAACACTTTAAACCCAAATGCCAACCATGGTGCCTGGTCGCAGAATCCAAGCCCAGTGTCCCAGGGCCAACGGCCTCCACAGGCTCAGGGGATGAGTTCCAAACTGGGTATAGCTCCCCAACAGGGCCCCATGCTGGGCTGGGGTGGCATGGCAGCTCCAAACAGCAGTATGATGGAAGACACTGAGGTGAATAATGGTACAGCAAGCAGCAATGTGTTAGGAAGCAGCAACAGTGGAAATGGTGGCCTACAACCTACCAACCTTAACACTGAATCCAATGGACCAAATAACACTATTATGAtgaatactactactactactactaacgcCACAATGACCTCTAGTCCACCAAACTCTACCGCCTCACCCCAACTCAGCGGGGATTGTTCCTGGGGCTCTATTAGAGGAGGGAATGGGGGTCCGCTGGCCAATGGAAACCCCTCATCAGCCCCCCAGCACCCCCAAGGAGAGCTGGGGGGTTCTGGGTCTTTCGGTACGCCTTGGGGCGCAACTACCTACCCTGGAGATAAGGCCCCCCCAAATGCAGACACTGTGAACTCCCAAAACCCTGCCTTAATGCAGGCAGGGAACCCCCAGATCTCCTCTACTGCTGCTTACAAGAGTAATAATAACCACAATAACACTGGGGCCCCACGCTGGGACCAGGGGCCCACCAATAACCCAAACCAGACTCAGAGCAACTTGTCTTGGGGTATCAGCTCAAATCAAATCACAGGCTCTGTAGGCCAAACACCAGGAAATGGGAACCAAACTACGATGGGCGCTCCAGCAGGGTTACCTCGCCCCTGGGGGAGCAGCGCGTCGTCTTCTTCCTCGTCCTCATCGTCCTCTTCCACATCTAACAACAAGATGTCAAATGGAGAATGGGGAACAACAACTCCTGGTAACAACCATTCAGATGCTGGAAGTCATAAAGGAAACTCTGCCAACAATGGCTGGAAGAGCCTGGAGGATGACGCCATGGGCatgggaggtggagggggaggaggtggaAGCCATGGCTTGGGGAGTGTCACTGGAGGCTGGGGTCGCACTGGAGGAAGTGAGGGAAGCGTAGAGAGCTCCGGAGGCCGATCCAGCTCAGACAGAGACGGCAGCCAGCCAAAAGGGGGAAATCGCAGAAAAGTCGTCCCTGCTGCAACCATACTACCAGCTGTGTTGCAGGCTGATGTGGACCCGAGGGTTCTGTCCAACACTGGATGGGGACAGACACCCATACGGCAGAACACCACCTGGGATGTCAATTCCCCTGCTAACAATCGGCTTCAGGTTCCCAATAGAGACGAAAGAAAGCAAAGCAGCGGAGGCTCCGGATGGGGCACAGCAACACCAGCAGCTCCCTCCCAGACCTCTGGAG gttgggggggtgggCAGGGCAGCTCAGGCCCAGGTACTGGAGGTTCTGGCTGGGGAGAGCGGCCACCCTCTGGGTGGGACAGCAAAGTCCCAGCGAGCGGAGGAGGTGGGCAAAATGCCTGGAACGATGGATCCAGCTACAAGGggagcaacaacaacagcaacacctGGAGCAATAACATTAACAAAGATGACAG gtCCAATACGTGGACTAATGTGCCCAAACCGCATCAGGGCTGGGGTTCCAATGGTGGAAATGGAAGTGAAGGCTGGGGTAATGGTGGAGATGGTGCCAGAACAGGGGGCAACAACCACTGGGGGGAGCCCCAAAAAGGTGCCAGCTCAGTGGGCTGGGACAGCGACAGCGACCGGTCAGGCTCTGGATGTTGGAGTGAGCAAAGCCGAaccaacaccagcagcagcaacacctGGATAGGGAGCGGAGGATCAAATACTCCAGACCAGAGCACTCCGAACCCAGGCTCCAACTGGGGCGACTCAGTCCACAAACCCAATCCTCAGAGTAACAGCCAGGGCTGGGGTGAGCCAATGAAGAACAACCACGGAGCCCAGAACTGGGGCGAGCCAAATCCCAAGCCCTCCAACGAGTGGGGAAAAGGTCCAGAATCTAACATGTCCAAAGGCAATCCAGCCCTTAACAAGCCCACAG GCTGGCTGGGAGGCCCCATGCCCACTGCAGGTCAGAAAGAGGACGTAGCAACTGGGTGGGAAGAGCCTTCTCCAGAGTCTGTTCGTCGGAGGATGGAGATCGATGATGGGACAGCAGCTTGGGGAGACCCTG GTAAATACAGCGGTGGATCTGTCAACATGTGGAACAGGACTGCCCAATCAGACCAGGAGGCTGTAGGCCCATCCACTCAGCACCAGTCCCACCCAGCACGCAGCTCGATGCATCCCCCTCCTCAGCCCGTGCAGCCTCATACCCAGGACAAAAGCAGTAGTTCTG TTTGGGGTGAGACTTACCCCCAGAAGAAGGAGTCCTCAACCTGGGAACCTACCCCCACCCCACCTGTGAAAGTGGACAACGGGACGTCTGCCTGGGGGAAGCCCATGGAAGCCAGTACCACCTGGGAAGAACCCAGCAGGGATAACAGAGACTCTGGGCCTGGATGGGGCGGCCAGCATAAGTCTG CTCCAGGTCCCAAGCCCATGGAGACATGGGGTGGTGAGGAGGCGGCCATGGGCAATAGCTGGGACCAggaagaggaggtggagattgGCATGTGGAGCAACAGCCAACAGGACAACAGGTCCCACGACCAAAACACCTGGAACTACAAACATAAAGGCTCCAACAAG ATAACCAAACCAGTCAACAAACAGGATGAACCCTGGATGAAACCCTTCATCAACCAGTTCAACAGCATGAACTTCTCT CGAGACTCTCCTGACGACTCCATGAAGACAGGAACAGGGATGGTGCAGGACAAGCGCATGGACATGGGCAGTATGGGAGACTATAATGGAGTAATGGGCAAGAACCCAGGCTCTCGACACCAGCTTCACAAGGAGTCTGCCATGGATCGCAGCCCTTACTATGACAAG AATGTAAACCCTATGATGGGCGTCAGCAGTGTAGCACAGGGCCGAGGCGGCCCCCAGTCCCAGGTCCCCCCCCAACCCAACCTCCGTAACCAAGTGCCTCCACCCATTCTGCCCTCtcag GTGCCTCCATCCCTGTTGAAGTACCCAGGAGGTAACGGAGGTCTGAACCCTCTGTTTGGCCCTCAGCAGGTGGCTGTACTCAACCAACTCTCCCAGCTCAACCAGCTGTCGCAGCTTAACCAGATCAACCAGTTACAG cgtcttctcctccagcagcagcaacagcaacagcagaagGCTCAGAGCCAGAGAGCCATGCCTGTGGGACGACCGACTGAACAG ACACGTCCTATTGGTTCGTCTCCATCAATGATGCCGCCGCCACGGCACCTGGACCCCTCCCTGCTGAAACATGCCCCACCACACAAACCGTACCTGGACAACTACTTGTCCCACAATACCCCTGAGATGCAGAAGGATGCTGCTGCTCTTGGATCCTTCAACTTCCCTTTAA GCTTGAACTCTAACCTGAATGTACCCCTGGACATGGGTGGTGGTTGTAGTGGTGGCGGAGCTGTGAGCTACAAAGAGCCGCCCCAGTCCAGACTGAAGAAACTTTGGGCTACTGACCCTCTGGAGCAGAACAGCAAAACTG GTGCTATGTCGTCTGGGCTGCGTCTGGAAGACTCTCCCTTCTATGACTTCCTCTCTCCTGGCCCATCTCCCCTGAGTCCCCCCGGCCAATCAATGGGCTCGGTGGGCGATGGCTGGCCGCCCCGTGCCAACTCCCCCCCGCCCCATGGAAACACTGTCACCTGGCCCCCAG agttCCGGCCCGGGGAGCCTTGGAAAGGTTACCCCAACATTGACCCTGAGACTGACCCTTATGTGACCCCCGGCAGTGTCATCAACAACCTCTCCATCAACACCGTCCGTGACACAGACCACCTCAGGGACAGGAACAACg GGCCATCCTCATCACTAAACACCACGATGCCTTCTAACAGTGCCTGGTCATCCATTCGTGCCTCCAGCCACAGCGGTTCCCTCACCAGTACAGCACAAAGCACTTCAG CCAGACCCAGTGAGTCAAAGTGGTCTCCTGGCGGCGGTTCTGTGTCCAACTCCTCCCTGGCCCATGAGCTGTGGAAGGTCCCCCTGCCTCCCAAGGCGCTGTCTGTGGCAGCCCCATCCAGACCACCACCTGGCCTCACCAGCCAGAAGCCCAGCGCTGCCCCATCCGGTTGGGACAGCTCTGCCCTGAGGCTGGGGTGGGGCTCCTCTGAATCCAGATACACACCTG GTTCCAGTTGGAGTGACAGCAGCAGCTCAGGGAGAACCCAATGGCTTGTTCTGAAAAATCTCACACCTCAG ATTGACGGCTCTACCCTGAGGACCTTGTGCATGCAGCACGGCCCTCTGATCACATTCCACCTCAACCTGCCACACGGTAACGCCGTGGTATGCTACAGCTCCAAGGATGAGGCCGCGAAGGCCCAGAAGAGCCTGCACAT